In Zingiber officinale cultivar Zhangliang chromosome 1A, Zo_v1.1, whole genome shotgun sequence, the DNA window tgtccttctatcctagacatctagattggtcaatgtgaggcatagaccgtgtcatcctctgaccaatctaaatcttgaactccaagtagactcactcgatcaaatgagctcaacatctaatgttgactcatttgggcatgaccatgcacttagtggtctcactctatcaagaataccgatgtcgctcccgtcatatgggagggatagatcccatctacatcactcacatctcattcgttatatacccagtaatcgcctttatagtccacccgattacggtgacgtttgacgaaaccaaagtacataactccttatgtagggatccatggtgacttcaggtctaaggactaatagtcatactaatagccacatgagaaagtatatgacactcatataacgatccatgatactttctcatggcgggtcattcagtatacattctccaatgtatacccatgtgtcagcttgatatctctatatccatgacttgtgagatcaagtcatcgagctgacctacatgctagtcttattgcattaacattgtccctgaatgttaatactcgactaggaatgatttaaagtagtgttccctatatcatctcactatcgattcaactaatcgattgatataggtatgaaccttctactcaaggacgctattatacttagtctatttggcactaatacaaataagtataataaccaaacaaatgcctttattaatatacaagaatatgatacaatgagtctatacaatcatcaaatgattggctctagggctctaactaacagaaggTCCATGCACTTATTCTACAACATGAGAGTTAAAGTGATGTGGCAGCCAACAGAAATAATGCTGGACATGTTGTGAATTTTGCATAACCCAAGACACAAAATCAGATTGGTTCTCGACGGGTCACCGAGGCAAAATCTCACCGCTCGACGGGCAGCAAAAGACTCTTCTGTACCAACTGTGAAATGGATGGGTATACCATATATCGATCGTTGCTTCTATATTCATGGTTTTCCTCCGGGGCACAGATATCATGGCAAAGACATTAAATCGAAAGgcaaaaaatctataaattcctCTGTTGTTCCCAATATGGAGATGAGTGAAACCAAGCAGTTGACAACAAAAGAATATGATCAGATTATGGCCCTCCTTTGCAAAGACATCGGTAACACTGAACCTCTTATCAATTCCTCAGGTATCGATTCCATTTATGCAAATAATAcatggattttggacagtggtgcTACTGATCACATATGTAATACTCTACCTACTGCAATTAAATTTTTCTCTAAACATGTTGTTGTGCAACTACCAAATGGAGGACATGCAGAGATAAAATCTATCAGGTCTAAGAAATTAAGCAACAATATGACGGTCGAGAATGCACTCTATGTTCcaaaattcaagttaaacttgcttTCAATTAGCAAACTTACACAGGCTTTAGGTTGCAAAGTGACATTTTACCTTGATTCTTGTGTAATGCAGGATTTAACTACGAAGAAGACGATTGGGTTCGGTAAACAGAATAATGGCTTGTATTACCTTACAATGAAGTCGATACCTCACCTTTGCAGCACCATCAACCATACATCCAACCTCTGGCATAAACGTGTTGGGCATCCCTCTGTTCATCCACTCTGGTCATTATCTAAAACTATTCCAGATATTTCTTTAGAATCAAGCAATGTTTGTGATATTTGTCATTTAACAAAACAATCTTGTTTACCTTTTCCATTAGTAATATTTCTAGTCATGAACCTTTTGATCTAATATATTGTGATATTTGGGGACCCCATAGAATCCACTCCTATTATGGAGCAAAATATTTTTTGACAATTGTTGATGATTATTCTCGTTATACCTGGGTTCATCTCATGCGTCAAAAGTCTGAAGTTCAATCAATCATCAAGAATTTTTTTCTCTTGGGTCAAAACACGACATAATCGCCAAGTCAAAACATTAAGATCTGATAATGGGCTAGAATTTCTTTCTTTGCAAACCTTCTTTGATGGCAATGACACAAATTTTCATCGATCTTATACTTGCACACCCCAACAAAATAGGGTAGTTGAACGTAAACATCGTCATCTCTTAAATGTAGCCCGTGTCATTCGCTTTCAAGCTAATCTTCCTTTGAAATTTTGGGGGGAACACATTAAAACAACATGTTATCTTGTTAATCGTTTACCCACACCATTTTTATcaaataaaacaccatatgaaaattacataataaaATACCCTCTTATTCCCACTTACGTGTCTATGGTTGTCTTTGTTTTGTCACAAATCTACAACCCACTCATAAATTCGATGCTCGTGCACGACGTTGTATTTTTCTTGGGTATCCACCAAGGCAAAAAGGGTATCTTCTCTATGATTTGGCTGACAAAAAAATGATTACTTCTCGAGATGTcatattttatgaaaatatttttttccataCTCAACCACGTCATATGATGACCAAGACGATATGTCAGTTTTGCCAAAGCCTGTCAATAACGACATAGAGATACCTTTAATCACTCAACCTACACAAGATATCAATAATCCTACTCATAGCCACATTGATCTCCAACCCAATAACATGCCTACACACAATCCGAACACACAAGAACAACCACATCAACCGAATGAAATTTCTCTACAGCCAGAATCACTACTCCGAAGATCTACTAGACCTAGTTGCACACCATCCCACTTTCGAGAATATCAAGTCAACCATACTCTGCCAGCCACTACCTCGTCTCTTCTGGTTAAATCCAGCACTCAACATCTATTATCAAGGTATGTGTCATATTGTAATCTTTCTCCTTCACACCGTACTTTTATCTATAATGTTTCTCACTTGGTCGAGCCAGAAACATATGAGCAGGCATGTAAAGACCAAAAAAGGATCGAAGTGATGAATACTGAAATTTCTACACTGGAAGCAAATAAGACTTGGTCCCTTGTTCCTCTTCTCACAGGACATCGCCCATTGGATGCAAATGGGTATACAAGATCAAGTACAACTCTAATGGTACTGTTGAAAGATATAAAGTCCGTCTGGTTGCCAAAGGATACACCCAGCGAGAAGGTATTGATTACAATGAAACATTTGCTCCAGTTGCAAAACTCACCACTCTTCGATGCATACTAGCTATCGCATCTGTTCGTGGTTGGGCCCTTCACCAAATGATGTTCAAAATGCATTTTTACATAGCGACCTTGTGGAAGAAGTCTATATGCAACCACCGCTTGGTTTTCATCGACAGAGGGAGTCACTTGTATATCGACTTCATAAATCCCTTTACAGATTAAATCAAGCGTCAAGATCATGGTTTCAAAAGTTTCTTTCTGCCATTACCAAGTTTGGTTTCCAACAATCACGGGTTGATTACTCACTCTTCACACAGGTGTGTGTAAATTCCTTTACAATCATCTtgctatatgttgatgatatgattaTAGCATGGAATGATCAAAAGACCATCAACAATGTGAAAGTTTTTCTTGCAACTTGCTTTAAATTGAAAGGACATTGgaatgttaaaatatttccttggaATTTAAGTAGCTCGTTCTAAAATGGGCATTTCCATCAACCAACACAAATACACACTCGATCTTCTTCAAGAAGCAGGATTGCTTGGTGCAAAACCTGCTAAGTTTCCCATGGAACAATCCTTGAAGCTCACCTTAAATAATGGCAACTTACTCAAAGATCCGATGCATTATCGACGATTGATAGGAAAGTTGATCTACCTAACCATCACAAGACCAGAAATTTCATTTCCAGTCAATACTCTTAGTCAATTTATGCAAGAACCTAAACAACCTCACCTTGATGCAGTTCATCGATTACTTCGATATTTAAAAGGTACACCAGGACAAGGATTATTTTTTCCTTCTAAAGGTGATTTAAGTTTGGTCGGGTTCTACGATGCAAACTGGGTGGAGACATTTCTACACGGCGATCAGTCACTGGTTATTGTATTTTTCTTGGAAAAGTTCTTATCTCATGGAAAAGTAAGAAACAAGCCACTGTGTCTAAGTCTTCAACTGAGGTAGAATATAGATCCATGGCTTCCACTACTTGTGAACTAACTTGGTTAAGGTACTTATTACGAGATTTGGGTATTAATCATCAATAGTCAGTActtttatattgtgataatcaagcAGCTATGCACATCGTTGCCAATCCGATTTTTCATGAAAAGACAAAACACATTGAGATAGACTGTCACATTGTCCGTGAGCGAATCGAAAAAGGAGAAATTAAGACTGCTTATGTGCCAAGTGAAAATCAGATCGCAGACATATTCACCAAGGCATTGGGTGAATCTCCATTTTGCACACTTGTTCACAAGCTAGGCATTCTTGACATCCACGCTCCAACTTGAGAGGGGGTATTAAAGAAATAATTCTAATTGATTGACGAAATGATTTTGATTGATTgaccaaatcaatttaattaaatgtggTTTACTAAATATATTCTATGTAATTAATTCATATTAAATTAGGTCTTAGTTTCCTTATTTTATGTATTGAGAAGTTGTATATATTTTTGTAATTGACTATTGTTTGATATACAGGattaatataatttttctccCTACATACTTTCATATTTTTCACTAAGCTTCGACAACAATTTATCCATCACCTAAGTCATTaaagggtttttttttaaaaaaaaaacatgtctttaattttaaaataatcaaaatggtttttgaattttatcaaaattttccaaaatatatttatttaataaaagtgATTAttgatctttttcatttttcaaatACCTTGagaaattataaatataaatttaagctTTCATTTTAtcaacataattattttttatttattaaaataagttttttactAATCAAACTAATAAAGcttgtaaaattaattttctataaatttagatttattccctttttattttatgGTTGTAATTAATCTTATATTATGCTAAAAATTATCAACATGATTAATTTTATGGTCaaatactttataaaaatataaaattgtttttaaaaaatataaaagtttataTATCTTCATAGAATTGCTTTCTGTTTATTTTCTAAAATGAAGATTTATTTAGGTTAagcgatttttaaataaattatagcaaagagatttattttttattaaatttattttatcaaagtaattatataaaaaaaaacatatttaagTGCTCTTTTAATTAAAAGCGaaaataaaactctttttaaatatttttaataactaaaaatatccttttaattttaaataaaaaactaaaattattaaaattatttttttcatataatttgaGGACGGGCCGTCAAAAATGGTGagtataaagtttttttttaattcttttggcTACAACATGAGCGGTTGGATggtattaaataaatattaattcttCTGTTCTTTATATGTATACAATTTCTCTTGGGTTCTCGGCCCCACTCAgtccttattattatttttttaatatatatatatttttttaaaaaaaataatcaacgacccctatatattttttatctcaaaaataCTTTTATTCTAATATATTACAATATCGATTAGAATAAtgatgctatatatatatatcattttaattGGTCGGCATTTGAGTTCATGAATCTACAAATTTGGTCATACTAAATTTTGTAGTATTCTAAAGTGAAATAGTTAAAACAAAGATATTTAATTCTTTTGAATACATTGACTAGTATTGTTATTTTGTATATTGTGTTGGACGATTTCAAGTCAACAATAGCCACAAGTGTTTACATTTGACGCGCATTAAATAAAATGGACAATGAAATATTAAATTATGCAATTTACTTACATGGCTTAGTCaaataattaaactaataaattatgttaaattttaataaaCATCTTTGCAAGTTTTAGAGACGTATTTTAAGTGCACACTTGTGGACGGCAAAAATATTATACTAgcgaaaaaaaactttcaaagagAAAACaatttaagtaaaatatattcacaacaacaacaacaaaaaaaactattacagaatattttttttttttggtacttCATAGTCAAATGAAACTGCTCCAAGAATAAATTAGAACTTAAAATTTGTTATTCTACTTGTCGTTTCACGACTGTCTCATCTTATTAAgagagaataaattagaaaatcaaaCTAAGAATATTTCAGTGAACTTTATTAAGAATCGGTTTTTAACTTAATTGTATAAATCTATCATTTAATAATTAACACGGTTATGCCCTGAGAATGAAAGGAACTTTAACTAGATCATAAAAAAGGGAATTTAATGATTATGAATCCCAAAAATTCATGTGACGATTGGGGTTCCTTTCTTAACTCTAAAGTAATGTTTTGAGTCTTCGCATGACATGTGATGCAGCTTTGATTGGATCCTAATTaatgataaaaaataaattataaatattaattttatgtatTCAATTTTTACTCTCTAGCCACTCCGAATGATAAACTTCTGGCCCCACTaataaattatcaaataaattaaataaattcgaAAAGCACAGATAAGATCACGAGAGGTTCTAACTTTATTAGTAATTCGAACTCTACATAAATTCAAAAATGTccagtttaatttttaaatcctCATTATATGGAAAAGAAAATCTGATATATattccatccaattgagtaccatttaaagaaaatctaatatattttttatgagaaaaaagaatcgtgctcaatttgataaaaatatactaaaatgagtataattcgaCTTAAAATTAACACTTTATactaaaatcaaatatattttctatcaaaattgccctcatattttttagatataaatagtttaaaaatgagtataatttctgtTAATTTCagtactttaaactagaatcgagtatattttatattaaattgagcataacttttttcctgcttaatataattattcctaaattcaacatcatttaaagaaaatttagtatattttccatccaattgagtatcatttaaagaaaatttagtatattttctatctaattgaagtgaaaaaagaatcgtacttaatttgatagaaaatatactagattctagtttaatgtactaaatttaggaggaattatactcattttagattttttatacttaaaaatattAGGAGTAATTaggtaaatatttttttactaggAAGTGGAAACAAAAATTTTTACCACtggggactgcatgcaaaattttatttgctAATAGGGACAACATGCAAATTTTTCCTAATTTCTTCAGCTTTATCATAATTCGACTCTTACTTAATCGTACAAACTTACAATATGATAATCAATTCAAATATGTCCCgagccaaaaataataataataataataataataataataataaaataaaataaaagtctaGATCCACTTTACCACCACTCATATGGTAAAAAAATCGATTCGTTTACCTCAGTACTTCCGTCAATCTGTCCTTAAACTAACATAGAGGAAATAAATCACAAGTAACTACTAGTTATTAATACAAATGACCAAGATATAAAAAAAAGACATATTCATAAGTGTCGAATTTTAACCTAAAACGTTATATGATAATATCACATGCCTCACCTATCGTACTCTTTTAAGGGACACTTTACAACTAACTATGATGACAAAAGACGAATACACTCATCCTCAGCGCCCCAGCCAATATGTttcagggtcaacacggaggaggtaaatcacggacggttactagcctttgaaataatgactagTACATAAGAGAGATATTTATCATGATAAAATCGAGATTCAAACTCCGAATATCATGATGATAACACCTCATATGTTAGTCATCAGACCATCTTAAGGAGACCACTTTACAACCAACAGTGCCGCGATGTGTTGTTGTTTATGAGGTTGAAATATAGTTTGATTAATTGTGGAGTAGATTGATAATTATAAAGCAGGATGGGTTTTTcttaatattttacttttaagtaaatatcaaaaaaaaaaaattggggttTGCTGAAATAAGTACCCTCCCGCTTTACATTGGGCGTGGAGGCGGCTTTATTAGTGGATTGCTAGTTGGcagataaactaaaataaaaataaaaatattgaaaaacttCAGCTTTCAGGGAACCTTCTTAAAAGAGGCAACTCCATTGGATCGCATTACTCATCCAAGCTTGTTGTTTGTGTTCTTCTTTACTTTCTCCTCTGTCGCGTCGCCTTTCACAGCTCACCGCCACCCCATTACCATCTTTGCTTGTTCTGTGGGTGCACAGGTAGCCTTTTTTCGTCTCCTCCTTATCTGTTTCCTTCTTTTTCTGTACTCTTCCGGCCATCAATTACTTTCACATTTCGCCGCAGGAGTTGTGAAACAGAGAGCAGGGGGAGCGAGGCGTCGAAGGGGGAGAAGAACGATGCTGGGTGGAATTCTAGGTGGGAAATTCTTCAACAAATGGTAAGAAGTAATTCTGTTTCTTGGTAAAGTTTGGAGCTTTTGTTCTCGGTGGTGGATATTCACGATGGATCGACTGGGCGGCAGCAAGCACTCGGCGAAGAACATAAGGGCGAGGATTGGGCCGATACGAAGTAAGAAACAGGCCACGGTGCGGTGGCTCAAGAAGGACGTCGCCGACCTCATCGCCGCCGGCCACGAAGAGAACGCGTACGGAAGGGTAAGAGTTTCTTTTCGCTTTCAAGAAATTGCTAATAATGAAGTTTTTTgtctttgaaattaaaaaaaaaaagaagaagaagaggaaattgGATGAATGCGAAGGTTCCCCCTTTCCTCCAGCTCATTTTGGCGTAGGTTTCCTTGAAAGATCTGTCGCCACTGTAGTTCCTGTGTTTTTTGTTTAATCATTAAGAGATCGAGTAAAGGGCTGGTTTCTAAGCGCTTCCAAATTGGAGGATTTGCGCTCAGGGCATTTGTTCAATTTCCGTTCAAAAATGAGAGGATAAAAAAACTTGTTTTTAACATTCCTGCATTCTTGATTGTTTGGTTTCGCCCTTGATGTTTCGATGTTAAAAAGAGTTGCTTTAGAGCATTTTATATCTGATATTTCTGTTCTCAATTTGCTTGGCTTATTTATTTCTTCtagctttcttttaaatattatatatttacTTTTGGTCTTAGCAGTTTTCTCCTCGCGCGCAATAGGAAGGCTgcattattttgtttatttgttgCAAATCAGCATAGAGGGAAGATAACTTCCATAATATAAAAATTTTGGGCTGATAGGAAATTGGTAGATTTTAGTTTGACCTTTTGGGTTTAGGTTTACTTCATCAAGTTAGGTCCTCCTACCAGTTAAACTTTATTTGGGCTTGGTTTAACCACTTTTCTATGAATGTTGATGACTTCCAGCATGATTTATAAACGACAAAAACTGTTGCCATCAAGTATTCAACATCACTGATGAAATGATCTGTCTTTGTAAGTGTCTATGGTGCAGTTCAACTAATTTGTTTCATGCTGAGTAGATTTTTCACTATCTTATATTCATAAATCTTTAAGCAACATCAATAATTACTGATATTGCTCCAATGGCCAATCTATAACGATTTATACTGCATTCCGTTTTCTAACCCTTTTTTGAGTTCTGAAACAAATTGTTCATATTGTTTCTTCTTTTGCTTCTTGTCACAGATTGATGCTCTCATGGTTGAGATAAACAACGCATCGTGCTATGACATAATAGATCAGTGCTGCGAGTACGTCTTGAGCCATCTTCCAGATCTGCAGGAGCAGAGGTATAGAGCTTTCATGCATTTAGCTGTATACCTATCCAAAGATGCGATACAATACTTCATGTCTTCTGATAGTAGATAAACAATAACTTATTACCTTAACCATACAACTTTTGCCTTATTCTATCTATTTAAGCTCAGGTCCTTGAGATCTTACTAAgaattttagttttctttttcttgtaaaaaACTGAAACTACCTACTGTGAACTTGTAGGAATCTGTTTTTTATTGCAGAATTAAACTGATCCTTGCTGCTAAAAGATATATCTACTAGATGAATTTGCTTTTGATTTTCCATCCCTTTGTCAGATTTATAGTTGTTAGGAGTTTTGCTCTCTTTTGAACAAAAAAAGTTGATTGTCTGTTTTAGCGTACTCACAAGCCGAATTGAAATACTATTTCAGAAATTTGGTCATCTTTTGGTGATATACCGACATTGATTTTGCAATGAGGAGAAAAGATTGTTAATCTTCATGTCTTTTTTACTTCTGATAATTGGCTATCCTTTGTCACTTACCTTTTTATTGATTAGATTACTGAATGCAGTTTTTGTGTTTCTTCTTATAGGGAATGCCCTCAAGAAGCCATGGAAGCAATAGCAACTCTAATTTTTGCTGCTGCGAGATTTTCAGATTTACCTGAGTTGTGTGATCTCAGGCATGTGTTTACAGACCGATATGGGAGTTCATTGGGCCTATCTATAAATGCTGAGGTGTTAATCCTTCGCCATATTGTAAAGAAAATGGAAATTGTTAATTTCTTTCTTCCTCTAATCTTTGTTAATTTTTTGTCCAGTTCGttgacaaaattcaaaagaagtCATTTTCACGAGAAATGAAGTTGCAGCTAATGCAAAGGATTGCTGAAGAGTTCTCTGTGAGATGGGATTGTAAAAGACTTGAGCACCAATCAAGCAGCAATGCTAAACCTGCACCTGTAAGATTTTCTGAGCCTATTGATTTTTCTGTCTGCCTATTATGTAATCTGTTTTGCATTATACAATAACAATGTCGCGTGAAGAAGTTGTGTTTAAGAAACCCTAACTATTTCTGCAGGCTAAACTGAGAAGAGCTACTACTGCTCCAGATACTAGAAACAAGGAAGCATCACCAGTTCAGGTGGCAAGGAAAGAACCAGTTCAGGCTGCAAGGAAAGAACCAGTTCAGGTTGGAACCAAAGAAGAGGTTCTATCCCTGGAAAGACATCGTTCAAATCCTGCAAGTGTTGCACGAAAAGAGCCAATAGAAGTGGAGCCGAAAGACATTCATGTTGTTTCAACAACCAAAAATGGTACAGTCAGTGATCATGTGAACAATGAGAGATCAGACCCATCCCAGAGCAGCAATGCAGTTCCACCATACATTAAACCAAGAAGAAACAATTATGAAACCCGTAAAGATGATGGGTCTAAAGATGGCCTTCGACCGACAAGGACTATGCAAAATGAGCCGGAGTTCAGTCTAGAGAAACGAGAAATCATCTCGTTGAAATCTTCCAACGCAAAACTAGCTAGTGTAGCTCCTGCAGaagttggttcggcaaaatcTCAGAATGCAAAACCAGTTAATGTGGCTCCTGCAGAAGCTGGTTCAGGGATATCCCGGAACGCAAAGCCAGTTGATGTGGCTTGTGATACTAAAACAACTGATGATGGATACTTTGTGCGCAAGAAGGAAGGTAGCAGCATGGCTTCTCCATTCCCTAATTTGAATGGTATCAAAAATGATCACCATGCAGAAGAAAAACATCGCAATCTCCCTGAGTATGATAGGTTGCCTACACAAGAAAGGTTAGACAAGCATTCTATCAGACCAACAAAAACAAATGGTTATGTGATTCCACCTTATGTCAAGCCAAAGATCGATAATGCTCCAACTATGAGTGATACTTCCTCCGAGAGAGACCAACCAGCTCAAAACATATTTCCTTCCCTTAATGACAAGGTTGATGGTAGCAAGGATACAGGCCATTTGAGCAATGGAGTTTCCTATGTCGAGAAGCCCAGGCCAGTGTCTGTGAGGAGGAAAATCCAGAAGCCACCCAGTGTAGACACTGACAAGGGTGTCGTCGATCACAATAAGCCCACAGATAATGCCCTGGGCGGCCAAAGAGACTATGAAGGCCGGCAGAAGACTGATAAAGATGACAAGTATTTTGAAGAAAAGATCACAATTAGAGAGTCAAAAGTACCAATTGATGATGAGATGGAATGTGCAATAGACTATGGCAATCTCTTGCCTCGCCCATTAAATGGACGGAGAAGACATGGCAGTAGGCCTTCTGGTGCTAGCTACAACGAGGAAGAAATAGCCATGGATAAGCTTTTGCGGCACTACTCAAGGAAGGGGACA includes these proteins:
- the LOC122014478 gene encoding uncharacterized protein LOC122014478, whose amino-acid sequence is MLGGILGGKFFNKCKHSAKNIRARIGPIRSKKQATVRWLKKDVADLIAAGHEENAYGRIDALMVEINNASCYDIIDQCCEYVLSHLPDLQEQRECPQEAMEAIATLIFAAARFSDLPELCDLRHVFTDRYGSSLGLSINAEFVDKIQKKSFSREMKLQLMQRIAEEFSVRWDCKRLEHQSSSNAKPAPAKLRRATTAPDTRNKEASPVQVARKEPVQAARKEPVQVGTKEEVLSLERHRSNPASVARKEPIEVEPKDIHVVSTTKNGTVSDHVNNERSDPSQSSNAVPPYIKPRRNNYETRKDDGSKDGLRPTRTMQNEPEFSLEKREIISLKSSNAKLASVAPAEVGSAKSQNAKPVNVAPAEAGSGISRNAKPVDVACDTKTTDDGYFVRKKEGSSMASPFPNLNGIKNDHHAEEKHRNLPEYDRLPTQERLDKHSIRPTKTNGYVIPPYVKPKIDNAPTMSDTSSERDQPAQNIFPSLNDKVDGSKDTGHLSNGVSYVEKPRPVSVRRKIQKPPSVDTDKGVVDHNKPTDNALGGQRDYEGRQKTDKDDKYFEEKITIRESKVPIDDEMECAIDYGNLLPRPLNGRRRHGSRPSGASYNEEEIAMDKLLRHYSRKGTAKTPSRESMRTAARTTSSVDQDRVEYPGTDETYSTSRRTIAPSQRTTSLPPEPVSTPETKAPVRATSMQPDLSNLNGGRVHPNMPDYSQLASRLAALRNT